The following proteins are encoded in a genomic region of Deinococcus sp. Leaf326:
- a CDS encoding IS630 family transposase (programmed frameshift), which yields MPGWQPTHYSRAQLEERRLAALEWIERGTHRTVYTWKARLRRNGGLXATVAAGAISRLTTAQHEQLRLLLREGAVHHGFPDPTWTTRRVTDLIGRHFEVWYHHDHXRKILRQLGFTPQMPDGRAAERNELRIASWKEQVAPELEKKVAEGATLVYLDEVGFSLKGVRRRTWSTKGVTPLVTLPANWEKLSTIGAITSDGRFLQHTKSGAIRSGDVIGFFQHLLRHIQGEIVVVLDNAGIHRAKATQAFVDLHERLSLMFLPPYAPXLNPIELVWAYVKRNVLGNFCARSVSTLKAKLVTAWQRVRYIDLPRQLMDSNLCWETSVPARSPP from the exons ATGCCTGGTTGGCAGCCCACACACTACTCGCGCGCACAACTCGAAGAGCGCCGCCTGGCCGCTCTCGAATGGATTGAGCGCGGAACTCACCGGACGGTCTACACCTGGAAAGCACGACTACGRCGCAACGGKGGCCTKMAGGCCACCGTTGCTGCTGGTGCGATCTCGCGACTCACAACCGCACAACACGAGCAGTTGCGCCTCCTCCTCCGGGAGGGCGCGGTGCACCACGGGTTCCCCGATCCGACGTGGACAACACGTCGGGTCACCGATCTGATTGGACGGCACTTCGAGGTGTGGTATCACCACGACCACRTCCGAAAAATCCTTCGTCAGTTGGGATTTACGCCTCAAATGCCGGATGGACGTGCAGCTGAGCGCAATGAACTTCGAATCGCATCCTGGAAAGAACAGGTCGCGCCGGAGTTG GAAAAAAAGGTCGCTGAGGGCGCAACACTCGTCTACCTGGATGAAGTCGGATTCTCGTTGAAGGGTGTACGGCGACGGACATGGTCAACCAAGGGYGTSACRCCCTTGGTCACACTTCCAGCGAACTGGGAAAAGCTGTCGACGATCGGGGCGATCACGTCGGATGGACGCTTCTTGCAGCACACGAAGTCCGGAGCGATTCGCAGTGGGGACGTCATCGGGTTCTTCCAGCAYCTACTCCGCCATATCCAGGGGGAGATCGTGGTCGTGCTGGATAACGCTGGGATTCACCGGGCGAAGGCCACACAGGCGTTCGTGGATCTCCACGAACGCCTGTCACTGATGTTTCTGCCACCGTACGCCCCAGASTTGAATCCCATCGAGTTGGTCTGGGCCTATGTGAAGCGGAATGTGTTGGGAAACTTCTGTGCCCGCTCGGTCTCCACCTTGAAGGCGAAGCTTGTGACGGCCTGGCAGCGTGTCCGGTACATTGACCTGCCGCGTCAACTGATGGATTCCAACTTATGTTGGGAAACTTCTGTGCCCGCTCGGTCTCCACCTTGA